Within the Erigeron canadensis isolate Cc75 chromosome 6, C_canadensis_v1, whole genome shotgun sequence genome, the region AACAAAAGTCACATTTATCTCGGATTAAACAAGGTTTAGGTTTATGTATGAACACGAACCGTTTTCGGATATAGATAccaccaaaatatatatacttaaataaaattttcggaCCTAtgtttatatagaaatatagtcgaaaatatatatatgtgtgtgtgtaagaaatttgaatttgaagaCGAATACACGAAAATCCAACATAACTACTTaaatctaaaagaaaaagaaggaagGGTTgaagatttgatgatgatggatGGTGGTTCGTGTGGTTCGTGGTGGTTCGTGATGTTGGTTTGTGGGCTGTTCTGTGGTGGTAGTTTGTGGCTGATGGTAGttcgtggtggtggtgggtctTGGTTCGTTGGTCATGGCTGCAAAAGAGAGGAGGAAGAggagaagggggggggggggacggtTGGGAGAGGAAAGAAAGGGGAGAGTGTGTGAGGATGAGAGGTGAAATGAAAAAGTGGGGGCTAGGGTTAGaatattttagggttttgtttagtcTTTTCCCTAGCTTTAACCGAGTTGACCCACCTTTGACTCTACCAACaactcgtttgactcgaccattcCAGAAGGCTCGTGACCCGTTAATCTATTTTGTCGTCATATTTAAGTgaaattaaatctttaattgatttaattttaaatattttacttaatttggcatttccacaggacaactagtattcctcctattctcgagtccacgtacaatttaTTTAAAGTCTAAACGCTCATGAAGCCCAAATCTAATAgaaattcatttattccatGGCAAAGTCTTATTAAACAAATTATGTACCTAAACAATACGTACTAAAGTGTCCGGAAAGGTAGTTTCGGGAAAACGCTCAGATGACAGTTGTCACACCAAAtcaaagaggaggattgaagatagaagatcaagttgttggtggaagacaacttgggattagcagtcagcttggaaacacttagacagatttgctcttgacaaacgagcaattTGTGTCTAAACAATCAGTGAAGATTACAGCCTGGATTTATTGATAAGGACGtatgacgtgactaggaaggttcctagaatctgGGTTGGTGGTTTACTTACATATGCatgtccatactctcattggacgatcaaaatgacgtgctgtaggttttggggaccacaagtacgatgatgGCACGTTCCAATATTCCCTGATCATCCAACCATAATTGAAGACGTGGCTTATTTGGACACCAAGTGAATTtgaagctttcgcctataaaagctacaatccttgaaggcatatTGGAGAtattcctttgaatcattcttcacaaaagtTCTCTTTGCTCTTATACACAGCCTCGTTTGAGagaagtcagcttgggctgcttctcttgagaaagaacttatttgattgttgtttgtcaattcatagggttgtttagatattgtaggttatcttgtttccgcaacaaccctgtaattctttgtatagattatttcttaataaaggattacatttgaaaaacacAATCAGGGCCTAAGAATGTTTAttttctgctttactgttttattgattcttatAACTCACATTGTTTAATATACTTATTGGATCAAATTAAAACcctttataaaagaaagtttAGGAAAAATGAAACAGTTGTATTCACCCCgcccccctctacaactactTGTGTACATTATACCTTGGTATCTTGTTACACCTCTGTGACATAACAGTTGTATTCACCCCgcccccctctacaactactTGCTTATTTTCCTTTTGTAAAGCATAATGTCATCGTATGTTGATAACGGTTCTTCTACCCGACcacctatgtttgataaagatgatttcagtgggtggaAAGGTCGTATGTCTTTGTTCCTTGAATCCATTGACAACAATATGCCTGACATCCTTGTGGATGGTCCTTATGTTCCTACATCGACTGTTGTGATTGATGCTGTGGCCAGGGAAGGTCACCCAACCATTCCTGCCACAGTCAAATCCATTATTAAGGACAAAGTAGATTGGGGAGATGAGGATAGGAGATTGGCCAACTTGGATGTGAAGTTACGTAACTTCATTGTCCAAGCTGTGTCTAAAGACATTTACCATTCAATTAAAATGTGTTCTACAACAAAGAAAATGTGGGGTACATTGTCATGTTTGAGGGTTGCTCTACTTCCATGGAATCTACCATTACTACTCACACTAGGAGGTATGAGAGATTTTTCTCATTGAGAAATGAATCCTTGACTGACACTCATACCCGCTTTAATGCTTTAGTGAATGATTTAGCTGCTGTTGGAATTACTAAGAAAACTGATGTCttgaaaagtaaatttattGATTCATTACCACCTAAATGGGATAATTATATTTCTTCTGTGAAACTAAGTTTTGTGTATcaagatcttgatctccctggACTTTTTGGTTTACTTCATAATCAAGAATGTTCAGAAGCTGAGAAACTAATTGCTATGGGTGATTCTTATAGTCAGCCTGCTAGTGCACTTGTTGCATCTATGACTGAACAccctagttcaatttctaatgaGATCATTCCATGTATCAATGAATCTGTTCCTGTGATTTCTAACACAAATTCTGTTTGTTCTGAATCTGATGTTGATGAATCTGATGGTGAGGACTTAGCCAATGAGGTGGCTTTGTTAGCTGAAAGGATAAGAAGGAGATCATTCAATAAATTCAAAGGAAAAGGTAGAAGTGGGCAAGCTGATAAGACCAAGAAGCCATTTGACGTGTCCAAGGTCACTTGCTACAAGTGTGGTAAGCCTGGACACATGGCTGGTGATTGTAGATCCAAAGAGTCTTCTCAAGCTGTGCCATCCAAaggtgaaagaaatgaaaaatactcAAAGCTGAAGACCAAATACAAGGCCTTGAAAGCACAAGTGGTTGAGCTGAGtaagaaagttgaaaaagaTGAGAAGAGTCTGATAGCCAAAGACTGGGCTGAGAGTGCCACTTCCTCTGATGATGAGAAGTATAAGGATGCCAAGTGCTTTATGGCTAAAGAAAAGTTTGCTAAAGATCTTGTCAAGATTCAACAGCAATCTGAGTCAGCTCACAAGGCATCTTCAAGTCAGACTGCTGCACCTGAGGTAAATATCTTTTCTAATCTGTGTGACAATGAAAAACTGTCAAGGCTAAATAGACTTGGTGATGAGGTTCTCTTGCAAAAACACTTTAATCaagaacttaaaaagaaaatttcaattttaaaacaAGAAGTAAGCTCAAACAATTTCACCATTGAAAAGCTTGAATCTGAAGTAAAAGCTCAAAAGCAATTAAATGCTATTTTGGTAACTGAAGCTAAAACTTcagaaaaaaagtttttgaaaatcaagcATATAACTGAATCATGGTGCACTGGTTCCAAAAGAGCTGTAAAATGTGTTAATGTGCAAGttcctcatcaagttcaagctaTTTTTGATGACTATCTGAGAAAGTTGGTCAAACAATTGTTGAAGCTGTGTCTGAATTTGATAGGGTAGTTGAATTAAAACCCGAGGAAACTCTTGATTTATCAAAACTATCAATTACCCAATCTGTGTCAAATTCGAAATTTAAGTCAAACAATGGtgaatcaaaaagaaataaaggaAGATTAGAGATCATGTTGTTCTAAAAGAAAAGTGCAAAATTCTGAAGAATAAGAAGTCCGTTTCAAATGGAAATGTTTTACCAACCGAATCTGTGTCTCTGACTCTGACAATGTTATTTCTAAATATGTTGAGTCCAGAAAAGTTAAGATTTCTAATGACACTAATTTACTTACAAGTGTGTCTGATTCAAATATTGTTGATCAAAGTAAATTAAGGTCTGAATGTAAGAAATCTGGAATAGGCAAAGGTTTTGTTCAAGAGGAAACTCTAAATGTTGCAAGAAAGAATTTCAAATCTAGCAAGGGTCAGCTTAAGCAACAATGGGTTTCTaaatgtgataagaatattGGTTCTGTTTCCCAATCTGAGTTAGACCCTGTGGTCAGCTCTGGTGAACCCATCCttggatgggttcccaaaatgaACTAATATCTTATTGAAAATGCAGGGCTATCACGATGCACATACCTGGCACTTGGATagtgggtgttccaagcatatgaccggatgtaagtcccTGCTATGTAGCTTTAGGACAAGCGCTGGTCCTAGTGTTACATTTGGAGATGATTCCCAAGGAAGAACTGAAGGATTTGGCATTTTGTCAAATGGTCCCCTTACTTTTAGAAGAGTGTCTTATGTGAATGGCTTGAAGCATAATCTGATAAGTGTGAGTCAATTGTGTGATGCTGGCTATGAAGTAAGATTCCAAGCTGATAAGGGCATTGTTCTGGATTTGGAAGGTAATGTGGTGTTAATTGCTGAGAGAGATGATTCCTTGTATTCTTTTGATATGAGAAGTGCAACTGTGACAAGAGAAGTATGTTTCATGTCAAAGAATCAAGATGAGTTGAAgtggttgtggcataagaggctgtctcatatgaatttcaaagacatcaacaagcTGTGTAAGAAAGAGTTGGTGTCTGGTCTGCCAGTGATAAAATATGAGAAAGACAAGCTGTGTGGTTCTTGTGAAAAGGGTAAGCAGCACAAAGCTTCCTTTAAGTCAAAAACATGTTCAACGATTGACAGTTGTTTAGATTTGCTACACATGGATCTGTTTGGACCAATAAGTACTCCTTCATTTAATGGAATGAGGTATACTTTGGTCATtattgatgaatattcaagatatacatGGGTTTTCGTTTTGAAGCCTAAGAGTGATGCAGCTGAtagtattattcatttcatcaagcaagctgaaatactatacaaaaggcctgttaggcagttgaggagtgacaatggcactgaattcaagaatgtcACTCTCAACTCATTCTGCAGTGAGAAAGGTATTTCACAAGTGTACTCAGCAGCAAGAACTCCCCAATAAAATGGAGttgcagaaagaagaaacagaaccctgattgaagctgccagatccatgatggcacaaaacaatgtcaagcctcatttttgggctgaagctattcACACAGCCTGCTTCACTCAAAACAGATCTCTTATTGTGAAAAGACACCAGAAAACTGCATATGAACTTCTCAAGGGGAGAAAACCAGAAATTGGTTTCCTAAGAATGTTGGCAGTCCTTGTTACATTCTGAATCAAAAAGACCATCTTGGCAAGTTTGAAGAAAAAGCAGATGAGGCATCCTACTTGGATATGCCACAATGATGAAGGCCTACAGAGTGTACAATAAAAGAACCAAAACTATTGAAAACTCTGTAAACGTGACAATTGATGAAGGTTGCTCCAAGCCAGACTGCTCTCTACTTGAAGATGAcaatattgattttgaagaactgGCTGTTCCTGAAAATGAGCCTCCCTTTAATCCACCAATTGAAAATAAGAATGCTCAAACTCAGGGGGAGCAAgtatttgaagaagaagagttacttatttttgaaaatgtgcaAGCTGATCCTTCTCAAGAAATTATTCCAGTGAATGACTCCCAAGTTGACTCTGTTCCATCAACTCCAATCCATGCTGACCATTTGATTCCTCAAAATGATCAAGCTGGAACGTCTAATGTGAGTCAGCCCATTGTCCAAGAATCAAATAATACCCATCATGTAACTAAATGGACAAGGAGTCATCCAATCAACCAAATCATTTGGTGATCCTTTATCTGGTGTAAAAACAAGAAGGAAGGCAACAGGCAATTTCTGCATGTTTGTTAATTTTGTGAGTAAAATGGAGCCAACTGAGGTTGCTGAAGCTCTGTCAGATCCATCTTGGGTAAATGCGatgcaagatgaattaacacagtttgaaagaaacaaggtttgggaacttgttccaagaCCTCATCATTCTAAAACTGTGATTGGAACCAAATGGGTCTacagaaacaagatggatgaaagagGAGTTGTgatcagaaacaaggcaagaTTAGTAGCTCTTGGATACAGACAAGAAGATGGgattgactatgatgaaacctttgctccagtaaCAAGACTGGAAGCCATCAAAATATTTTTGGCTTACTCTGCTCACAAAGGCTGTaaggtttatcaaatggatgtgaaaagtgcttttctgaatgggaaattggaagaagaagtctatgttgaacaacctctaggttttgaaagttcaaaGTTTCCTAATCATGTGTATAAGcttgacaaggctctctatggcctcaaacaagctccaagagcatggtatgatactttatCTAAATTCttattagaaaacaagttcaaaagaggtaatgttgacaagactttatttgtgagaaaaatacaatggtgatattttacttgtataaatatatgtagatgacataatttttggttctagcagtgaaagactttgcaaaaagttttctaaattaatgtctaaaaagtatgaaatgagcatgatgggagaactcaactattttcttggtttacaagttaaacaaaccaaaaatggtattttcataaatcaaggaaaatatgttaaagatttactgaacaaatttggttttagtgaTTGCTCACCTATGAAAACTCCTATGGGAACTAGTGGTAAGCTTAGTGAAGATAAAAGTGGAAAACCCACTGATGTCATTGCTTACAGGGGTATGATAGGCTCTCTACTTTACTTGACtgctagtagaccagatattatgtttgctacatgtctatgtgcaagatatcaggctaatcctaaagaatcacatcttaaagcagtgaagagaatctttagataccttaaaggtagtcccaattgggtctttggtatcccaaagactctggatttgatctaattggctattcagattctgactttgcaggctgcaagattgatagaaaaagtaCTTCTGGAGCTTGTCAATTGCTTGGCAATAGACTTGTAAGCTGGTCTAGCAAGAAGCAACATTCAGTTTCCATCTCTACAGCGGAAGCTGAGTATGTTGCTGCTGGGAGCTGTTGTTCACAAATTATGTGCATGCAATTTTAGCTACAAGATTATGATGTCACTGcctcaaagactcctatcttttgtgacaatacaagtgccaTAGCAATCTCCAACAATCCAATACTTCATTCTAGGACCAAGCATATCGATATCAGATATCACTTCATTagagatcatgtgatgaaagaagatgttgaactgCATTTCATTCCAACTGAGAATCAGCTTGCTGATTTGTTCACCaagccattggatgaaaatAGGTTCAATTTTCTAATAAGTAAGCTGGGAATGCTAAATATGTAAAAGGCAGTGTGATACGTAATGATAAATTCAACCCCtttgaattttgttaaaattttaaggGCAAGCTGTGTTTGACTCAGACTACCTGTTGTTACTTGGtaaaaatcaagttaaaatGGGTAAGCTGAGTCTGACCCAGCTTGGGAgctgtttttattattaaatatctcagtgcattttattattttgcatattttatttagtttaacttATATATCTTTTCCTGATCAATGAGTGAGTAACACGTGTGGAGGCAACGGACTTTTACTGCAAAAGTACCCCCACTGGTTGTTCTCATCCAATCAaatcatttctctctcttccctccaaacgattatttttaaaatatgtatatatatatatatatacacactccGTTTAACCCTTGTCCCAAAcaaattgtatttttcattCTCTTGTTTTTCTCTCATCTTATTTTAACCTAATCTGTGTTCTGTTCcatcaaaatttttaatctttttcttttgttctttaattatctatttataaatggcttcatcatcatcatctcaatcTGCTAATAACTCTAACAATAACGATTCCTCATCTGAATCTGGGTTTCTACACCCAGCTCCGGTAAGCGCGGTCAAGCTTTCACCCTATGTTGTGGGTTCTGATGTAGTTGTAAGCCCGGCTGATCTTGATACTGGTAAAATCAAGATCGTCAATCTTGTCTCCGCCAATGTTCATCCACCTTCTTGGGCAGAAGGTTATGATGAAATTGTTTCCTTTTTATGGCATCATCCCTTTGGCAAGATATTGAATGAGAAGCCGGATGTGGTGTACCAGGACATGCTCTGCGAGTTTTGGGCAAGATGTGTGGTGGGTTAGACGAAGAAAGGACATGCTGTAATTCGAGGCACCATTCTTAATGGTAAGAAACAGGTATTCATTACTTTAAGAAGACTTAGGTCTGCTTTTGAACTGTCTTACATGCCTGGTCAtgattatgaaaatgttgtcTCTCACACTGAAGCCAAAAACATTTTACCTATTTGTGGATATTCAGGTCCATTGGCTTCAGtggttaaaatgaaatatttaactgGCATTTGGAATTATCTTCTAAGTACCTTATGTAAATCTTTACAAATGAAGGCAGGCAGTTTTGATGAGCCTAATGTTCTTGAATTACAACTTTTTCATTCCTTGGTCACTATGACCAGAGTAGATTATGCAGGACTTATATTAAAGACTTAGTTGGCCGAGTCAACAATAAGACTTTTACCATACCTTATGGTAGAATTCTTGGTCTCATCATCGAAGCAATTGTTGATGGCGACTTCAGTTTGGCAACTGGCCAGACTGTGGAGTGCAAGGccattaatactaatatttttaaCAGCCCCAAGGTAACTGCGCAGGGATTAACCCAAGCAATGCAGGTTTACCTTGATTTTTGCAGGAGAAGACAAAGGGAACAAGCATTAGAGGAAGCTGCCCCTCCTTCGACGCGATCTGAGTCCAACACTCAATCTGCCAATCAGGAAAGTCAAGGTACTCAATCTCTTGAACCCTTAAACTCTTCCAaatctacttcttcttcttcttcttctgagggTGAAGAGTTGGCCACAACATCAACCACTCTAGCCACACCCTCAACCACCATTTCCAAATCTGCCTCCAAAAGACCCATTGTTGAGGACTTGGTACCTCgcaatatatacaaaaagaaaagatccaAGAGAAATATATCAGCTTTAGGGGTTGACAAAACAACCATAAGAATTAAAGTCTCCCAAGGTGCGTTGGAAGCTGAGGAACGTTCCAAAGCTGACTTTGCCACCCAAGTTGATAAGCCGGATTCACCACGCCCATCTGCACTCTCCCAAAAGAGTGTAGACGAGTCAAAGGGAACAACTACTTCTGTCCAACCCTCCAAACAAGGTGAAGACATTGAAACAAAGAcctcctcccaaggtcatactGTGTCTAAGCCTAATTCGCCATCATCAGCCTCAAGGCTGATGATATCACCAAAGGGACACCAGAGGATCCTGCCCAGATCCAAAAAGAGTCAGAGTCTGTGCACATGTTGACTGAGGATGATCAACCAAAGGATGTTAGCATTGAACGCCTAAGTGACACTGCTCTCATTCCCCAAGCTGGTCAGACTCCTACTTTCTTACACTCTGAGTCTACACTGGCTGTCAATACCCCTTCTAGATCACAAGGAGGGGTACAGGCCTCAATTCTCCTTCGTGATActttggtgacacaacacaccTCTGTTGAAGGGCAATCATCTACCCTTAACATTACACCTGCAGGGTCTGTGTCTGCATCTGTCCTTGGACAGAGGGATCCTGTAGGTTACATGGCTCTCTTTAGGGAGGTCATGTTAGCCCCTTGTGCAGCAAAGGGAACCATTGATGGTCCTCACGATGTCAATGAGAATCAGATCACTATCTCCGGAAGTGATTCTTCATTCGATGATGTGCTTGCCCATCCATCCTCAAGGGATGCTCTGATGGAAGATGCCAGTGGAGGTgttgatcaaaatcaagatcaacaaatTCCCACTGGCCCTCAATCTGAATTACATGTCAATCCTTCTCAGATTGTTCAGCACATCATCATTTCTGAAAGTTCTGCTCATGAGACTCATTCTCATGAGAAAATGCACCAAAACTCCCTTAGCCTCCACCCCCTTCTATATGAGCCCAATGACCCTGATTTTAAGGATTGCAGGCTGCTCTTTCCAGAGTCAGTGGCCTTTAGGCCAACTGCAAGTCCTTCCCAAGCTGCCACTATCTCATCCTTAGATATGGAAAATCAGCTCACTGAGTTCATATCAACCTCTAAGGTTGAGAACTTAAAGTTGGTTGAAGGCTTGGTCAAGATCCAAAAGGATTAGGAATTGACGGATAAGAAGGTAGAGAAGCTGTGTCAAGATCACAAAGAAACTGAAGAAAGGGTGATAAAAGCACTTGAGAATATGGAGAAGAGCTAGAGCCAGCTGACAGAGTCTCTTGATGGGTTGACTAAAGCAATGATTGAACAAAATGAATTAAACAAGAGTACTCTGGCTCAGATTGAGAAGAATGCAATCAAGTTCACTAGAGATGTATCCATTGAACTAAAAAATTCCAACAAGTCAcaaactgaattcaagaaagAGTTAGTGGATATCTCTAAAGGTGTACAATCTAACATGGTCAACCTTCATAATGATTTTATTGATCTACACAGATCCTGGTCTGCAAACAACTTCAGAATTGACATGTTAAATACAAGACTCAGTGGAATCTTTGCTACTCTAGTAAGCTCCTTCCCTcctgatgatgacaaaaaggggGAGAAGAAAAGAAGTGAAAGGAGTGAGGCTAAAATTGAGCAAGAAAGGATTGCAGTAGAGAAAGAGACTGTTGAGTATCTGAAGAAGTTGGATGCAAGATATGCCAAGGCCAGAAGAGAAAATGGAGGCCAATGATAGAAGAATGGTTATCTATGGCTCTAATCCAAATGAGGAAGCTGAGGAGAAGATAAAAATGCCAGAGTCTGAGTCTGGTGGTGAAAGATCTGAAGGAAAGAATGAGGAAGCTATTAGGAAATGTGATATTGTCGAGGGGGAGGAAACCGATATTGTGATGAATGTTGTTGGAGAGATAAGGAAGGAACTTGATGAAGGAGATGTTGAAAAAGGATAGTCTTCGCAATCTGTCCCTGCACAAGCTGTCCCAGCTTCCAAAGAAGTTGCAGTTGCTGATTCAACTTCTAGTGATGACACCACCACTTTGAGTCAAtttatgatgaagaaaagagtatCTGGTGAAGGCTCAAGTGGTGTGAAGGTCTTGACTCAAGAAGAAAAAGACTGGGAGTTTGCTGCAGAAAGAGCTCAAGAGATGAAGGTATCCATCAAGGATGCATACAAGATGATTGTGGAAGACAGGTTGGAAAGATTGAAGCTGACAGCTCTTGAGTCTAATCCTGAACTGGCCAAAGCACTCCAAGAACAATTTAATAAGGAAGATGAGGAAGTATTACCAGTTGTGGGATCAAAGAGAAAGGTTGCAGAAAGAGAAGGGAAGAAAAAGGTGGTGGTTCACTCCAAACAATCACAGAAGGTCAAGGATGTTAGGGAGAGTTCCAAAGCTCATGCTGGATGGGAAGCTGTGGATATCAAAAAAACAAAGGAAAGATTGAATCACAGAAAGTATCCACAGACCATCCTTCAGGttatattaaaaagaaggaAGAATCAATCCACTCCAAGCATCAGATGTACTAGAGAAGGCTATGAAAAT harbors:
- the LOC122604363 gene encoding uncharacterized protein LOC122604363, whose product is MSSYVDNGSSTRPPMFDKDDFSGWKGRMSLFLESIDNNMPDILVDGPYVPTSTVVIDAVAREGHPTIPATVKSIIKDKVDWGDEDRRLANLDVKLRNFIVQAVSKDIYHSIKMCSTTKKMWGTLSCLRVALLPWNLPLLLTLGVNDLAAVGITKKTDVLKSKFIDSLPPKWDNYISSVKLSFVYQDLDLPGLFGLLHNQECSEAEKLIAMGDSYSQPASALVASMTEHPSSISNEIIPCINESVPVISNTNSVCSESDVDESDGEDLANEVALLAERIRRRSFNKFKGKGRSGQADKTKKPFDVSKVTCYKCGKPGHMAGDCRSKESSQAVPSKGERNEKYSKLKTKYKALKAQVVELSKKVEKDEKSLIAKDWAESATSSDDEKYKDAKCFMAKEKFAKDLVKIQQQSESAHKASSSQTAAPEVNIFSNLCDNEKLSRLNRLGDEVLLQKHFNQELKKKISILKQEVSSNNFTIEKLESEVKAQKQLNAILVTEAKTSEKKFLKIKHITESWCTGSKRAVKCVNVQVPHQVQAIFDDYLRKKVKISNDTNLLTSVSDSNIVDQSKLRSECKKSGIGKGFVQEETLNVARKNFKSSKGQLKQQWVSKCDKNIGSVSQSELDPVGYHDAHTWHLDSGCSKHMTGCKSLLCSFRTSAGPSVTFGDDSQGRTEGFGILSNGPLTFRRVSYVNGLKHNLISVSQLCDAGYEVRFQADKGIVLDLEGCSKPDCSLLEDDNIDFEELAVPENEPPFNPPIENKNAQTQGEQVFEEEELLIFENVQADPSQEIIPVNDSQVDSVPSTPIHADHLIPQNDQAGTSNPTEVAEALSDPSWVNAMQDELTQNKMDERGVVIRNKARLVALGYRQEDGIDYDETFAPVTRLEAIKIFLAYSAHKGCCKIDRKSTSGACQLLGNRLLQDYDVTASKTPIFCDNTSAIAISNNPILHSRTKHIDIRYHFIRDHVMKEDVELHFIPTENQLADLFTKPLDENRFNFLISKLGMLNM